One window of the Oncorhynchus keta strain PuntledgeMale-10-30-2019 chromosome 31, Oket_V2, whole genome shotgun sequence genome contains the following:
- the LOC118364563 gene encoding guanine nucleotide-binding protein-like 1 isoform X2, translating into MDRERQSDTSDSETTDVRRINQQPGIREGRYDPNRFRLHFEKESREEVERRKKLAREKVLDQMLDKDLEVDINDIYPTEKGLEFPRRPPWNYGMNREELLKKEEKSYREYLNDLHSRNPPGSLSHFEHNLETWRQLWRVLEMSDVVLLIVDIRHPVLQFPPALYHYITGELQKQVVVVLNKADLCPPPLVLAWTHYLQTQFPHLHCVCFTSHPGQPYSTVLQKKRMRKKGTCGWGHAGGPTHILKACQEITAGKVDLSSWEKKIQRDAVAMGSEGDQLEEGADSVLVEHQSDVAMEMSSPSQELYKDGVLTLGCIGFPNVGKSSVLNSLVGRKVVSVSRTPGHTKYFQTYYLTPTVKLCDCPGLVFPSLVNKQLQILAGIYPVSQLQEPYSSVGYLCERTPFLSVLKLRHPSVEGPQHAPKGGEKEREQGPEHSWTAWDVCEAWAERRGYKTAKAARNDVYRAANSLLRLAVDGRLCLCLRPPAYNDQREQWESHPDLAEIIALQGRKEEGAGEREEEEEGESSSEPEEERDRDADDDGDDDEDEGFGHPAVNERKGPTSLTVNMFDVLRENECE; encoded by the exons atggacagggagaggcagtCAGACACCTCAGATAGCGAAACCACAGATGTCAGGAGGATAAACCAGCAGCCCGGCATCAGGGAGGGCAGATACGACCCCAATAG gtTCCGTCTGCACTTTGagaaggagagcagagaggaggtggagaggaggaagaagctTGCTAGAGAGAAGGTTCTGGACCAGATGTTAGACAAAGACCTGGAGGTTGACATCAACGACATCTACCCCACAGAGAAAG GTCTTGAGTTTCCGCGGCGACCTCCGTGGAATTATGGGATGAATCGTGAGGAGCTGCTGAAGAAAGAAGAGAAGTCATACCGGGAATATCTGAACGACCTGCACTCCAGAAACCCACCTGGATCCCTCAGCCACTTTGAGCACAATCTGGAG acgTGGAGACAGTTGTGGAGAGTGTTGGAGATGTCCGATGTGGTCCTGCTCATCGTGGACATCAGGCACCCG GTGCTGCAGTTTCCCCCAGCGCtgtaccactacatcactggggaGCTGCAGAAgcaggtggtggtggtgctgaaCAAAGCTGACCTGTGTCCCCCTCCCCTGGTGCTGGCCTGGACACACTACCTCCAGACACAGTTCCCCCACCTCCACTGTGTCTGTTTCACATCACACCCCGGCCAGCCATACAGCACAG TGCTTCAGAAGAAGAGGATGAGAAAAAAGGGTACATGTGGGTGGGGACATGCTGGAGGCCCCACCCACATCCTGAAGGCGTGTCAGGAAATCACAGCAGGAAAAG TGGACTTGTCCAGCTGGGAGAAGAAGATCCAGAGAGATGCGGTTGCTATGGGATCAGAGGGAGATCAGTTAGAGGAGGGGGCCGACTCTGTGCTAGTGGAGCACCAGAGTGATGTTGCCATGGAGATGAGCAGCCCCTCCCAGGAGCTGTATAAAGATGGCGTACTCACGCTGGGCTGTATAG gctTCCCTAACGTGGGGAAGTCATCAGTATTGAACAGTCTGGTAGGTAGGAAAGTGGTGAGTGTGTCTCGAACCCCCGGCCACACCAAATACTTCCAGACCTACTACCTCACACCCACTGTCAAACTGTGCGACTGCCCTGGACTGGTCTTCCCTTCACTAGTCAACAAACAACTACAG ATCCTAGCTGGTATCTACCCAGTGTCTCAGCTGCAGGAGCCCTACAGTTCTGTGGGTTATCTGTGTGAGCGGACCCCCTTCCTGTCGGTGCTCAAGCTCCGGCACCCCAGCGTGGAGGGCCCACAGCATGCACCcaaggggggggagaaggagagggagcagggaCCCGAGCACAGCTGGACAGCCTGGGACGTGTGTGAGG CCTGGGCAGAGAGGAGGGGTTATAAGACAGCGAAGGCAGCTCGTAACGACGTGTATCGGGCAGCTAACAGTCTGCTGCGGCTGGCCGTCGACGGGAGGCTGTGTCTGTGCCTCAGACCACCTGCATATAATGATCAGAGAG AGCAGTGGGAGTCCCACCCAGACCTGGCAGAGATCATCGCTCTACAGGGACGGAAGGAagagggggcaggggagagggaggaggaggaggagggggagtccAGCTCTGAgccggaggaggagagggatagggatgctgatgatgatggtgatgatgatgaagatgaaggGTTTGGACACCCAGCAGTGAACGAGAGGAAGGGGCCAACCAGCCTCACAGTCAATATGTTCGATGTCCTCCGGGAAAACGAGTGCGAGTGA
- the LOC118364563 gene encoding guanine nucleotide-binding protein-like 1 isoform X1 → MPRKKPFSTKQKKKQMQVKRERKRGEPGSGPSSRNASVERGMDRERQSDTSDSETTDVRRINQQPGIREGRYDPNRFRLHFEKESREEVERRKKLAREKVLDQMLDKDLEVDINDIYPTEKGLEFPRRPPWNYGMNREELLKKEEKSYREYLNDLHSRNPPGSLSHFEHNLETWRQLWRVLEMSDVVLLIVDIRHPVLQFPPALYHYITGELQKQVVVVLNKADLCPPPLVLAWTHYLQTQFPHLHCVCFTSHPGQPYSTVLQKKRMRKKGTCGWGHAGGPTHILKACQEITAGKVDLSSWEKKIQRDAVAMGSEGDQLEEGADSVLVEHQSDVAMEMSSPSQELYKDGVLTLGCIGFPNVGKSSVLNSLVGRKVVSVSRTPGHTKYFQTYYLTPTVKLCDCPGLVFPSLVNKQLQILAGIYPVSQLQEPYSSVGYLCERTPFLSVLKLRHPSVEGPQHAPKGGEKEREQGPEHSWTAWDVCEAWAERRGYKTAKAARNDVYRAANSLLRLAVDGRLCLCLRPPAYNDQREQWESHPDLAEIIALQGRKEEGAGEREEEEEGESSSEPEEERDRDADDDGDDDEDEGFGHPAVNERKGPTSLTVNMFDVLRENECE, encoded by the exons ATGCCTCGGAAAAAGCCGTTCAGCACCAAACAGAAGAAGAAACAGATGCAAGTGAAacgggaaagaaagagag GTGAGCCAGGCTCAGGGCCCAGCAGCCGTAATGCCAGTGTGGAGCGggggatggacagggagaggcagtCAGACACCTCAGATAGCGAAACCACAGATGTCAGGAGGATAAACCAGCAGCCCGGCATCAGGGAGGGCAGATACGACCCCAATAG gtTCCGTCTGCACTTTGagaaggagagcagagaggaggtggagaggaggaagaagctTGCTAGAGAGAAGGTTCTGGACCAGATGTTAGACAAAGACCTGGAGGTTGACATCAACGACATCTACCCCACAGAGAAAG GTCTTGAGTTTCCGCGGCGACCTCCGTGGAATTATGGGATGAATCGTGAGGAGCTGCTGAAGAAAGAAGAGAAGTCATACCGGGAATATCTGAACGACCTGCACTCCAGAAACCCACCTGGATCCCTCAGCCACTTTGAGCACAATCTGGAG acgTGGAGACAGTTGTGGAGAGTGTTGGAGATGTCCGATGTGGTCCTGCTCATCGTGGACATCAGGCACCCG GTGCTGCAGTTTCCCCCAGCGCtgtaccactacatcactggggaGCTGCAGAAgcaggtggtggtggtgctgaaCAAAGCTGACCTGTGTCCCCCTCCCCTGGTGCTGGCCTGGACACACTACCTCCAGACACAGTTCCCCCACCTCCACTGTGTCTGTTTCACATCACACCCCGGCCAGCCATACAGCACAG TGCTTCAGAAGAAGAGGATGAGAAAAAAGGGTACATGTGGGTGGGGACATGCTGGAGGCCCCACCCACATCCTGAAGGCGTGTCAGGAAATCACAGCAGGAAAAG TGGACTTGTCCAGCTGGGAGAAGAAGATCCAGAGAGATGCGGTTGCTATGGGATCAGAGGGAGATCAGTTAGAGGAGGGGGCCGACTCTGTGCTAGTGGAGCACCAGAGTGATGTTGCCATGGAGATGAGCAGCCCCTCCCAGGAGCTGTATAAAGATGGCGTACTCACGCTGGGCTGTATAG gctTCCCTAACGTGGGGAAGTCATCAGTATTGAACAGTCTGGTAGGTAGGAAAGTGGTGAGTGTGTCTCGAACCCCCGGCCACACCAAATACTTCCAGACCTACTACCTCACACCCACTGTCAAACTGTGCGACTGCCCTGGACTGGTCTTCCCTTCACTAGTCAACAAACAACTACAG ATCCTAGCTGGTATCTACCCAGTGTCTCAGCTGCAGGAGCCCTACAGTTCTGTGGGTTATCTGTGTGAGCGGACCCCCTTCCTGTCGGTGCTCAAGCTCCGGCACCCCAGCGTGGAGGGCCCACAGCATGCACCcaaggggggggagaaggagagggagcagggaCCCGAGCACAGCTGGACAGCCTGGGACGTGTGTGAGG CCTGGGCAGAGAGGAGGGGTTATAAGACAGCGAAGGCAGCTCGTAACGACGTGTATCGGGCAGCTAACAGTCTGCTGCGGCTGGCCGTCGACGGGAGGCTGTGTCTGTGCCTCAGACCACCTGCATATAATGATCAGAGAG AGCAGTGGGAGTCCCACCCAGACCTGGCAGAGATCATCGCTCTACAGGGACGGAAGGAagagggggcaggggagagggaggaggaggaggagggggagtccAGCTCTGAgccggaggaggagagggatagggatgctgatgatgatggtgatgatgatgaagatgaaggGTTTGGACACCCAGCAGTGAACGAGAGGAAGGGGCCAACCAGCCTCACAGTCAATATGTTCGATGTCCTCCGGGAAAACGAGTGCGAGTGA